A region of Triplophysa rosa linkage group LG16, Trosa_1v2, whole genome shotgun sequence DNA encodes the following proteins:
- the sf3a3 gene encoding splicing factor 3A subunit 3: METILEQQRRYHEEKERLLDAEVKEMLTKKSTLRDQINSDHRVRAMLDRYMEVSANLRDLYEDKDGMRKDELNAISGPNEFAEFYNRLKHIKEFHRKHPNEICVPMSVEFEELMKAKDNPSEEAQNMVEFTDEEGYGRYLDLHDCYLKYTNLKGVEKLEYVTYLSTFDQLFDISKDKKNAEYKKYLEMLLEYLQEYTDRVKPLLDQNELYGKILLEFEKKWEGGAFPGWPKEASSALTHAGAHLDLSAFSSWEELASLGLDRLKSALMALGLKCGGTLEERAQRLFSTKGKSLESLDPSLFAKNPKAKGPKKDSERNKETAFLEAQIYEYVEILGEQRQLTHENVQRKQARTGEERDEEDEEQPSESESEDEDNEIIYNPKNLPLGWDGKPIPYWLYKLHGLNINYNCEICGNYTYRGPKAFQRHFAEWRHAHGMRCLGIPNTAHFANVTQIEDAVSLWSKLKSQKALERWQPDTEEEYEDSSGNVVNKKTYEDLKRQGLL; the protein is encoded by the exons ATGGAAACGATTTTAGAGCAGCAACGTCGATACCAtgaggagaaagagagacttTTGGATGCAGAGGTGAAGGAGATGCTGACAAAGAAAAGCACG CTGAGGGACCAGATTAACTCGGATCATCGAGTCAGAGCGATGCTCGAC AGATACATGGAAGTGAGCGCAAACCTCAGAGATTTATATGAAGACAAAGACGG AATGAGAAAGGATGAGCTGAACGCAATATCAGGACCAAACGAGTTCGCCGAATTTTACAACCGCCTCAAACATATCAAGGAGTTCCACAGAAAACACCCGAATGAG ATCTGTGTGCCCATGTCAGTGGAGTTTGAAGAGCTCATGAAAGCCAAAGACAATCCTAGCGAAGAGGCACAAA ACATGGTGGAGTTCACTGATGAAGAGGGTTATGGACGCTACCTTGATCTCCACGACTGTTATCTCAAGTACACTAATCTTAAAGGCGTAGAG AAACTGGAATACGTCACATATCTGTCGACGTTTGATCAGCTTTTTGACATTTCTAAAGACAAGAAGAATGCAGAGTATAAGAA GTATCTGGAGATGTTGCTGGAGTACCTGCAGGAATACACAGACCGGGTAAAGCCCCTGCTGGACCAGAATGAGCTGTACGGGAAGATCCTGCTCGAGTTTGAGAAGAAGTGGGAGGGCGGAGCGTTCCCTGGCTGGCCG aAAGAGGCGAGCAGTGCGCTGACCCACGCTGGAGCCCATCTGGATCTGTCTGCCTTCTCTTCATGGGAG gaGTTGGCGTCTTTGGGTTTGGACAGATTGAAGTCTGCTCTGATGGCTTTGGGCCTGAAATGTGGAGG AACACTAGAGGAGAGGGCACAGCGTTTGTTCAGCACTAAAGGCAAATCTCTGGAGTCTCTCGACCCCTCGCTCTTTGCCAAAAACCCCAAAGCCAAGGGACCGAAGAA AGACTCGGAGCGAAACAAGGAAACAGCTTTTCTGGAAGCTCAGATATATGAATATGTGGAAATCTTGGGG GAGCAGAGACAGTTGACCCATGAGAACGTTCAGAGGAAGCAAGCGCGTACAGGAGAGGAGCGCGACGAGGAAGATGAAGAACAGCCCAGCGAGAGTGAGAGTGAAGATGAAGATAATGAAATTATATACAACCCTAAAAATCTGCCACTCGGCTGGGACGGCAAG CCCATTCCATACTGGCTGTACAAGCTGCACGGTCTAAACATCAACTACAACTGTGAGATCTGTGGGAATTACACATACAGAGGACCCAAAGCGTTCCAGAGACATTTTGCA GAATGGCGTCACGCTCATGGCATGCGCTGCTTGGGTATTCCTAACACCGCCCACTTTGCCAACGTCACCCAGATTGAAGATGCAGTGTCTC TCTGGTCGAAGCTGAAATCACAGAAAGCATTGGAGAGGTGGCAGCCAGACACGGAG GAGGAGTACGAAGACTCCAGCGGTAATGTGGTCAACAAGAAGACGTATGAAGATCTGAAACGACAGGG
- the LOC130567115 gene encoding histone H3-like centromeric protein A, whose amino-acid sequence MRHNKSARKRKPSTPRRRSPPAPPPPPASPSTSRTRRTSGPSEASPHKKRRFRPGTRALMEIRKYQKSTDLLLRKGPFSRLVREVCQTFSRESLMWQGYALMALQEAAEAFMVRLFADANLCAIHAKRVTLFPRDIQLARRIRGIENL is encoded by the exons ATGCGGCACAATAAATCAGCTCGCAAGCGAAAGCCATCGACCCCCAGGCGTAGATCTCCACCtgcccctcctcctcctccagcgTCACCATCCACGTCCAGAACCCGCCGCACCAGCGGACCCTCCG AGGCATCCCCACACAAGAAGCGCAGGTTTCGACCTGGCACGCGCGCTCTCATGGAGATACGCAAATATCAGAAATCCACAGATCTGTTGCTGCGCAAGGGCCCGTTTTCACGACTG GTACGAGAAGTGTGTCAGACATTTAGTCGAGAGAGCTTAATGTGGCAGGGGTATGCTCTAATGGCTTTACAGGAG GCTGCAGAAGCATTTATGGTTCGTCTGTTTGCCGATGCCAATCTCTGTGCGATTCATGCCAAGAGGGTGACATTGTTTCCACGTGATATACAGCTTGCTCGGCGAATCAGAGGCATTGAAAACCTTTAA